One Helianthus annuus cultivar XRQ/B chromosome 7, HanXRQr2.0-SUNRISE, whole genome shotgun sequence genomic region harbors:
- the LOC110925100 gene encoding uncharacterized protein LOC110925100 → MSREDEEKTAFHTDVGIFCYTKMPFGLRNAGATYQRLMDKAFEKQIGRNLEVYVDDLVIKNREEKQMLEEIEETFQKLREYNIKLNPKKCSFGVEEGKFLGVVVTRDGFKANPKKVDAITRMPSPRTLNEAQALNGRLVAINRLLARHAERTLPFIKTLKDCLNKKNFKWTSKAEKALQDMKRFIEKLPMLTAPYLEELLKMYLAAAHNAQILHKPEISGRLAKWAIELGALDIEYRKRTTIKGHVIADFLAEIPEGETIQDPAVQDIQESSTARQTWKLYTDGSYSGKEYEALLAGLRMAKSMGATRVDAYVDSLLVDNQVNETYEAKDESMAKYLAKTKELIASFDNVTLNHVHRGKNQIADALSKLATSGMEREVKVERLQMPSIEPREVSALTAEEPCWYTPILKFLTKGELPPARGEAQKIQTKALQYEVNNGVLYMKSYLRPLLPCISPAEAKYLIQEIHLGI, encoded by the exons ATGTCCAGGGAAGATGAAGAAAAAACGGCGTTTCATACCGATGTGGGCATTTTTTGTTATACCAAAATGCCTTTCGGCCTGCGAAACGCCGGAGCCACTTATCAGCGGCTCATGGACAAGGCTTTCGAAAAACAAATCGGCAGAAACTTAGAAGTTTACGTTGACGATTTGGTAATCAAGAACAGGGAAGAGAAACAAATGCTTGAAGAAATTGAAGAAACCTTCCAAAAGCTCAGAGAATACAATATTAAGCTCAACCCCAAGAAATGTTCATTTGGGGTAGAGGAAGGCAAGTTTTTGGGGGTAGTGGTCACCCGGGACGGCTTTAAAGCTAACCCGAAAAAGGTAGATGCCATAACGCGGATGCCTTCTCCCAGGACTTTGAATGAAGCGCAAGCACTAAATGGGCGTCTAGTGGCTATAAACAGACTCTTGGCAAGACACGCCGAGAGGACTTTGCCATTTATAAAGACGTTAAAAGATTGCCTTAACAAGAAAAATTTCAAATGGACCAGCAAAGCGGAAAAAGCCCTGCAAGACATGAAACGTTTCATCGAGAAACTACCCATGCTGACAGCGCCATACCTAGAAGAACTGCTCAAAATGTATCTAGCGGCGGCTCATAACGCG CAAATATTGCACAAGCCAGAGATCTCGGGAAGACTGGCTAAGTGGGCAATCGAGTTGGGAGCCCTGGATATCGAATATCGAAAGCGAACAACAATCAAGGGACATGTGATCGCCGATTTCTTGGCTGAAATTCCTGAGGGTGAAACGATACAGGATCCCGCTGTCCAGGATATCCAGGAATCCAGCACAGCCAGACAAACCTGGAAACTTTACACCGACGGATCATACAGCGGGAAAG aatatgaggcgcTACTCGCGGGCTTAAGGATGGCCAAATCTATGGGAGCCACAAGAGTTGACGCATATGTTGACTCTTTGCTGGTTGATAATCAAGTCAACGAAACTTACGAGGCCAAGGATGAATCAATGGCAAAATACCTGGCTAAAACAAAGGAGCTCATAGCTTCCTTTGATAATGTCACGCTTAATCACGTCCACAGGGGAAAAAACCAAATAGCAGACGCCTTAAGCAAACTTGCTACTTCGGGCATGGAAAGAGAAGTAAAGGTAGAAAGGCTGCAAATGCCTTCTATTGAACCCCGGGAAGTCTCCGCCCTAACAGCAGAAGAACCCTGTTGGTACACCCCAATACTAAAGTTCCTCACAAAAGGTGAATTACCTCCTGCCAGGGGTGAAGCCCAAAAAATCCAAACCAAGGCATTGCAATATGAAGTCAACAATGGTGTCCTCTACATGAAATCATACTTGAGACCACTACTGCCGTGTATATCCCCAGCAGAGGCAAAATACCTTATCCAAGAAATACACTTGGGCATATGA